CTGGGCAAGCTGTTCAAAGGAGCGACCGGGCTATCCTTCAGTGAATACCTGAACAACACCCGGCTGGACAAAGCAAAGGAGCTGCTTGCTTCAACGAATGACACAGCGGCCAAGATCAGTGAAGCGGTAGGAATCTACAATATCACTTATTTCTCCACCTTGTTCAAGAAAAAGTACGGGCTGACTCCTTCAGCCTTCCGCGAACAGGAGGCGATGAGAGGCGCTGTAGGTGATGAAGAGTGATATAAAAAAACACCTGCTGAAGAGCGCAGGTGTTTTTACTTGGTTACGGCTGCTCCGCATATCTCCACCAGGCGAAGGTTCCGGCGATTCCAATAATTCCGGTATACGCAAGGATGATGATACTGCTCAGCTGCAGCGTACCGGTGCTTAGGAATACCGACGGGATGGTCCATGGGAAGTAGGGTGCAAATCCAAAGGAACTGAGCACATTGGACAGAATGACAATGATCAGGATGAGCCCCAGAGGTGCCAGGTAGCCCTTGGTCACATTAGCCAACAGAACGCTTGGTGCGGTCACCAAAATGAACAGCAGCGAGGTGATCAGGAACTTAAGGAACAAGCTCCAAATGAACGCGGCGGACCCGCCAGCAACACCAAGGATAGCTCCTACGGCAAGACCAACGGCAAACATATAGATGGACAGCAACACGCACCATGCTAAAATGACCAGGAACTTGGACAATACAATTTTCGCTCTGGATATGGGCTTGGCCAGTAAATCTTTGATGGTCCGGTCTGAAAATTCCCGTCCGAATACCCATGCGGCCACAAAGGTGTATCCGATCACTCCCAGCGGGGCAAGTGTCTCCAGCAATCCGTTCAAATACGCTTCCCAGGTGACACCGCCGGCGTCACTGGATAATACATTTCCGACGCCCATCATGATCGGCCCGAAGCCTAGCACCAGGAACATGATCCAGAACACGTTCGAGCGGACAATCTTGCGGAGCTCACAATGCAACACCGATAGAGTATTCATTATACAATCCCCCTGTTAACCCCGATGGTGCGGAGAAAATAGCCTTCCAGGTCCTCTGTAACCACCCGGAGCGACGTTGGCGGCTGATTGTTTTGCACGAGCAGTTCAGCCAGCCGTTCCGGATGATCTGCGGCATGTTCATTGGTTAGCTTAAGAGTGCCGTCCGGGGTATCCAGGAAGTCATAGCCATGCGCCTCCAGCACCTTCTTTAAGGCAGGCTTGTTCCGGCCGTTCACGACCAGGCTTTTCTCCAAGGACTGCTCCAGCTTGTCCATAGCTACTTCTTGCACCAGCTTGCCACCGTGAATAATCCCAATCCGTGTAGACACCTTGGAGAGCTCCTCTAACAGATGGCTGGATATAAACACCGTGATGCCGAAATTGTGCGCCAGATTATATAACATATTCCGTATCTCTGCTACGCCTGCGGGATCAAGACCGTTGATCGGCTCGTCCAGGATCAGAATCTCCGGGTTGTGAATCATCGCTTTGGCCAGTCCCAGGCGCTGCTTGTTCCCGAGGGAGAGATGTTTTGCTTTTTTCTTTTTGTGCGGCTC
This region of Paenibacillus sp. FSL K6-1096 genomic DNA includes:
- a CDS encoding ABC transporter permease produces the protein MNTLSVLHCELRKIVRSNVFWIMFLVLGFGPIMMGVGNVLSSDAGGVTWEAYLNGLLETLAPLGVIGYTFVAAWVFGREFSDRTIKDLLAKPISRAKIVLSKFLVILAWCVLLSIYMFAVGLAVGAILGVAGGSAAFIWSLFLKFLITSLLFILVTAPSVLLANVTKGYLAPLGLILIIVILSNVLSSFGFAPYFPWTIPSVFLSTGTLQLSSIIILAYTGIIGIAGTFAWWRYAEQP
- a CDS encoding ABC transporter ATP-binding protein, which produces MSILSKKRIGSTPAIQIDGVHKRFGDYTILNNLSLEVSRGEIYGFLGLNGAGKTTTIKMLLAMIKPNSGSLYMLGEKVDAGNSKLWSNVGYLEEATFYPDLTVTENLEIARRMQGVPDKDAVPQVIYKLGLEPHKKKKAKHLSLGNKQRLGLAKAMIHNPEILILDEPINGLDPAGVAEIRNMLYNLAHNFGITVFISSHLLEELSKVSTRIGIIHGGKLVQEVAMDKLEQSLEKSLVVNGRNKPALKKVLEAHGYDFLDTPDGTLKLTNEHAADHPERLAELLVQNNQPPTSLRVVTEDLEGYFLRTIGVNRGIV